Genomic window (uncultured Flavobacterium sp.):
CAAATGGCAATTTATGAATTGAATTAACCATCAGAAAAAGTCTTCGATAAATTCTAAATTAGAATAATTATCGAAGACTTTTTTTATACAAACCTGACGTTTTTTTGCTTCTAAAATTACTTTAGAAATAAAAAAAGCATTTCGTTTTTTAGTTCTTCAAAAGTTTATTTCTAAAAAATCAGGTTTTCCATGTCAACTATTACGATTTCATTCGCCTTTTTTTAACCTAAATTTCCTGTTTTGTGATAAAATAAACGTCTCTTCAAATTTTGTTAATCTACATTTGGCATTCGATTTGTTTGTTTAACTTTGTTCGCAATCTTTTATTAAGTGGAGTTACATTACTCAAAATCATTAAAATTAACAGAGAAAGACAATATTATATTTAATCCAAAAACAAATATTATTTATATATGAAAAAATTAGCCCTAGTCGTTATTGCATTTATAGTATTTATTACACTTTCATACTCTCAAGCTGAGAAAACAAGTTTTTCTAAAGAAGCTTTATCTGAAAAATTATTAGCAACAGATGGAAGTCAGGTTGCATTCAAAAACATTTTAAAAAAATACAAAGGAAAAACTTTGGTTATAGAAGTTTGGGCTTCTTGGTGTGGCGATTGTGTAAAAGCAATGCCAAAAGTAAAAGAATTACAAGCAAATAATCCTGATGTTTCTTATTTATTCCTTTCGGCTGATAAAACCGCCGATAAATGGAAAGCCGGAATTGAAAAACACGAATTAAAAGGTGATCATTTTATGATGAATGATGGCATGAAAGGTGTTTTTGGAAAAGCAATTGATTTAGATTGGATTCCGAGATACATCGTTATTGATCAATCTGGTAAAATCGTTTTATATCGTGCAATTGAAACCGATTTTGATAAAATCAATGAAACATTAGAAAAATTGAGAGGAGTAAAAATTGCCGAAAAATTTAATGACAAATCTCCATCAGTGAATTAATAAAAAATTAAAAGAATAAAATAAAAACTACCAAAATGAGAAAAAAGATTGTTGCAGGAAACTGGAAAATGCATAAAAACGCAGGACAAACTGAAGAATTATTAAGTGAATTAATTGCTAAAATACCTGCAAAAACTACTGCTCAGGTAATTGTTGCTCCAACATTTGTAAACTTACAAGCTGCAGTTGCTAAATTAAAAAATACAACTATTGGAGTTTCTGCTCAAAACGTTCACCAAGCTGAAGGTGGTGCTTTTACAGGAGAAATTTCTGCTGATATGTTAACTAGCATTGGTGTAAACACGGTAATTCTTGGTCACTCTGAGCGTCGTGCTATTTTTCACGAAACTGACGCTTTAATCGCTAACAAAGTTGATACAGCTTTGAAACATGACATGACAGTTATTTTCTGTTTTGGAGAAGAATTAAAAGATCGTCAATCAGGAAACCATTTTAATATTGTTGAAAATCAATTGCGTGACGGATTATTCCAAATTGCAAAAGAATCATGGTCAAAAATTGTCTTAGCTTACGAACCAGTTTGGGCTATTGGAACAGGAGAAACTGCTTCGCCGGAGCAAGCTCAGGAAATGCACGAATTCATCAGAGAGGTTGTTCGTAAAGCTTACGGAGCTGAAATCGCTGACGAAGTTTCTATTTTATACGGTGGTTCTGTAAAACCGGATAACGCTAAAGAAATCTTCGGTAAACCAGACGTAGACGGTGGTTTAATTGGAGGTGCTGCTTTAAAAGCAGATGATTTCTTAGCAATCGTTACTGCAATCTAAAAAAAGACTTAAGATCTATTATATAAAAGCGTTCGCATCAGCGAACGTTTTTTTGTACCTGTTTTTAAACCATATAAGTTATGTAAGTTCATTTAAAGTTACGTGTGTGTTTTGCGCAAAGTTTAGCTTAAATCACTTATATAACTTATATGGTTCAAAAATTTTTAGTTTATAAATGCTTTTAACAATGGGCAATTGTATCTTTTAAACGTTGGTGTTGT
Coding sequences:
- a CDS encoding TlpA disulfide reductase family protein → MKKLALVVIAFIVFITLSYSQAEKTSFSKEALSEKLLATDGSQVAFKNILKKYKGKTLVIEVWASWCGDCVKAMPKVKELQANNPDVSYLFLSADKTADKWKAGIEKHELKGDHFMMNDGMKGVFGKAIDLDWIPRYIVIDQSGKIVLYRAIETDFDKINETLEKLRGVKIAEKFNDKSPSVN
- the tpiA gene encoding triose-phosphate isomerase, with translation MRKKIVAGNWKMHKNAGQTEELLSELIAKIPAKTTAQVIVAPTFVNLQAAVAKLKNTTIGVSAQNVHQAEGGAFTGEISADMLTSIGVNTVILGHSERRAIFHETDALIANKVDTALKHDMTVIFCFGEELKDRQSGNHFNIVENQLRDGLFQIAKESWSKIVLAYEPVWAIGTGETASPEQAQEMHEFIREVVRKAYGAEIADEVSILYGGSVKPDNAKEIFGKPDVDGGLIGGAALKADDFLAIVTAI